The Ananas comosus cultivar F153 linkage group 2, ASM154086v1, whole genome shotgun sequence genome contains a region encoding:
- the LOC109705330 gene encoding pre-mRNA-splicing factor CWC25 homolog isoform X2 has product MALKFLNKKGWHTGSLRNIENVWKAEQKHEAEQRKLEELRKQIQDERERSEFRLLQEQAGLVPKQERLDFLYESGLGVGKGSSDGFKALQPAAAPPPPAPAAEASSSKSGAPGALFEDKPQSANDAWRKLHSDPLLLIRQREQEAVARIKNNPIKMAMIKKSVEVEKKQKQEKKEKREKKRDRKHHHDKSKSDKYPSNARSDSEDMSDGEEEKRKRDRPSSAQREYSKSKHGKHSRTYPDSEDIKERRKSDLQLVNHDKHAHRDRSDSEDIEERRKRDHQSVKHDKHARRDRSDSRDVVDGKEERRTRHYSTSDHHHSNPKYEKNLSEVYTHSRDRKGNSSRDGKVEDRRESEQQKAEERETNQHNTHQGAGYNRHRRGVVKMTEEERAARLREMQLDAELHEEQRWKRLKKAADADVQEAMRANSSRGKNFLDEAQKSIFGTEKGGSSTIEESVRRRAYYSQGGLAATESNAFRR; this is encoded by the exons atGGCTCTGAAGTTTCTGAACAAGAAGGGATGGCACACGGGGAGCCTCCGCAACATCGAGAACGTGTGGAAGGCGGAGCAGAAGCACGAGGCCGAGCAGCGCAAGCTCGAGGAGCTCCGCAAGCAGATCCAGGACGAGCGCGAGCGATCCGAGTTCCGCCTCCTCCAGGAGCAAGCCGGACTCGTCCC GAAGCAGGAGCGGTTGGATTTCCTCTACGAGTCGGGTTTGGGCGTGGGTAAAGGGAGCTCCGATGGATTCAAGGCGCTGCAGCCTGCggctgctcctcctcctccggcgcccGCCGCCGAGGCTAGCTCCTCCAAG TCAGGTGCTCCCGGGGCTTTGTTTGAAGATAAGCCCCAGTCGGCAAATGATGCGTGGAGGAAACTCCACTCTGATCCCTTGCTACTCATTCGACAACGTGAGCAGGAAGCCGTCGCCCGGATAAAGAACAACCCCATCAAGATGGCGATGATAAAGAAATCT GTAGAAGTTGAGAAGAAACAGAAgcaagaaaagaaggaaaaacgagaaaagaaaagggacaGGAAGCATCATCATGACAAGTCAAAGAGCGACAAGTACCCATCCAACGCTCGCTCGGATTCAGAAGACATGAGTGATGGtgaggaagagaaaagaaagagagatcgTCCATCCAGTGCTCAGAGAGAGTATAGTAAATCAAAGCACGGAAAACACTCTAGGACTTACCCAGATTCTGAGGATATCAAGGAGAGAAGAAAGAGCGACCTTCAGTTAGTCAATCATGATAAGCATGCGCACAGAGATCGATCAGATTCAGAGGACATCGAGGAGAGAAGAAAAAGGGACCATCAGTCAGTTAAGCATGATAAGCATGCGCGCAGAGATCGATCAGATTCAAGAGACGTAGTTGATGGTAAAGAGGAGAGAAGAACCAGACATTATTCAACATCAGATCATCATCATAGTAACCCGAAGTATGAAAAGAATTTGTCAGAAGTTTACACCCATTCAAGAGATAGAAAAGGCAACAGTTCAAGAGATGGAAAAGTGGAAGATAGAAGAGAGAGTGAACAACAGAAGGCTGAAGAAAGGGAAACAAACCAACATAACACACATCAGGGAGCTGGCTATAATCGGCATCGTCGGGGTGTTGTAAAGATGACGGAGGAAGAGAGGGCAGCCCGGCTACGAGAGATGCAGCTTGATGCAGAGCTCCATGAGGAGCAGAGGTGGAAGCGCCTAAAGAAAGCGGCAGATGCCGATGTGCAAGAGGCAATGAGAGCAAACTCGTCGAGGGGAAAGAACTTCTTAGATGAGGCTCAGAAGAGTATATTTGGAACAGAGAAAGGGGGCAGCTCTACAATCGAAGAGAGTGTTCGGCGGCGGGCTTATTACTCACAAGGGGGGTTGGCCGCCACCGAAAGTAATGCGTTCAGGCGGTGA
- the LOC109705330 gene encoding pre-mRNA-splicing factor CWC25 homolog isoform X1: MALKFLNKKGWHTGSLRNIENVWKAEQKHEAEQRKLEELRKQIQDERERSEFRLLQEQAGLVPKQERLDFLYESGLGVGKGSSDGFKALQPAAAPPPPAPAAEASSSKSQSGAPGALFEDKPQSANDAWRKLHSDPLLLIRQREQEAVARIKNNPIKMAMIKKSVEVEKKQKQEKKEKREKKRDRKHHHDKSKSDKYPSNARSDSEDMSDGEEEKRKRDRPSSAQREYSKSKHGKHSRTYPDSEDIKERRKSDLQLVNHDKHAHRDRSDSEDIEERRKRDHQSVKHDKHARRDRSDSRDVVDGKEERRTRHYSTSDHHHSNPKYEKNLSEVYTHSRDRKGNSSRDGKVEDRRESEQQKAEERETNQHNTHQGAGYNRHRRGVVKMTEEERAARLREMQLDAELHEEQRWKRLKKAADADVQEAMRANSSRGKNFLDEAQKSIFGTEKGGSSTIEESVRRRAYYSQGGLAATESNAFRR; the protein is encoded by the exons atGGCTCTGAAGTTTCTGAACAAGAAGGGATGGCACACGGGGAGCCTCCGCAACATCGAGAACGTGTGGAAGGCGGAGCAGAAGCACGAGGCCGAGCAGCGCAAGCTCGAGGAGCTCCGCAAGCAGATCCAGGACGAGCGCGAGCGATCCGAGTTCCGCCTCCTCCAGGAGCAAGCCGGACTCGTCCC GAAGCAGGAGCGGTTGGATTTCCTCTACGAGTCGGGTTTGGGCGTGGGTAAAGGGAGCTCCGATGGATTCAAGGCGCTGCAGCCTGCggctgctcctcctcctccggcgcccGCCGCCGAGGCTAGCTCCTCCAAG TCGCAGTCAGGTGCTCCCGGGGCTTTGTTTGAAGATAAGCCCCAGTCGGCAAATGATGCGTGGAGGAAACTCCACTCTGATCCCTTGCTACTCATTCGACAACGTGAGCAGGAAGCCGTCGCCCGGATAAAGAACAACCCCATCAAGATGGCGATGATAAAGAAATCT GTAGAAGTTGAGAAGAAACAGAAgcaagaaaagaaggaaaaacgagaaaagaaaagggacaGGAAGCATCATCATGACAAGTCAAAGAGCGACAAGTACCCATCCAACGCTCGCTCGGATTCAGAAGACATGAGTGATGGtgaggaagagaaaagaaagagagatcgTCCATCCAGTGCTCAGAGAGAGTATAGTAAATCAAAGCACGGAAAACACTCTAGGACTTACCCAGATTCTGAGGATATCAAGGAGAGAAGAAAGAGCGACCTTCAGTTAGTCAATCATGATAAGCATGCGCACAGAGATCGATCAGATTCAGAGGACATCGAGGAGAGAAGAAAAAGGGACCATCAGTCAGTTAAGCATGATAAGCATGCGCGCAGAGATCGATCAGATTCAAGAGACGTAGTTGATGGTAAAGAGGAGAGAAGAACCAGACATTATTCAACATCAGATCATCATCATAGTAACCCGAAGTATGAAAAGAATTTGTCAGAAGTTTACACCCATTCAAGAGATAGAAAAGGCAACAGTTCAAGAGATGGAAAAGTGGAAGATAGAAGAGAGAGTGAACAACAGAAGGCTGAAGAAAGGGAAACAAACCAACATAACACACATCAGGGAGCTGGCTATAATCGGCATCGTCGGGGTGTTGTAAAGATGACGGAGGAAGAGAGGGCAGCCCGGCTACGAGAGATGCAGCTTGATGCAGAGCTCCATGAGGAGCAGAGGTGGAAGCGCCTAAAGAAAGCGGCAGATGCCGATGTGCAAGAGGCAATGAGAGCAAACTCGTCGAGGGGAAAGAACTTCTTAGATGAGGCTCAGAAGAGTATATTTGGAACAGAGAAAGGGGGCAGCTCTACAATCGAAGAGAGTGTTCGGCGGCGGGCTTATTACTCACAAGGGGGGTTGGCCGCCACCGAAAGTAATGCGTTCAGGCGGTGA